A window of Apium graveolens cultivar Ventura unplaced genomic scaffold, ASM990537v1 ctg5264, whole genome shotgun sequence contains these coding sequences:
- the LOC141702520 gene encoding uncharacterized protein LOC141702520 isoform X4 produces MRDVAPMSDADSKTTGLSIPRRSSGDEARLTRSKVLFEELYHRQSATQHLQEAAMFLGIASSRHQVEGQSINESVFGETAAGISVKEIRRRDPRMLCDATSMGNTLKDFDWSC; encoded by the exons ATGAGAGATGTTGCTCCGATGAGCGATGCGGACTCTAAGACTACAGGTCTAAGCATTCCGAGACGGAGCAGCGGAGACGAAGCAAGATTAACGAGAAGCAAGGTTCTTTTTGAG GAGTTATATCACAGACAATCAGCAACACAACATCTTCAGGAGGCAGCAATGTTTCTGGGAATAGCCAGTTCTCGGCATCAAGTGGAGGGTCAGAG TATCAACGAGAGCGTCTTTGGGGAAACAGCTGCTGGAATATCAGTTAAAGAAATACGTCGTCGAGATCC GAGGATGCTCTGTGATGCCACTTCCATGGGAAATACGCTTAAAGATTTTGATTGGAGCTGCTAG
- the LOC141702520 gene encoding mitochondrial import inner membrane translocase subunit TIM44-2-like isoform X1, whose product MRDVAPMSDADSKTTGLSIPRRSSGDEARLTRSKVLFEELYHRQSATQHLQEAAMFLGIASSRHQVEGQSINESVFGETAAGISVKEIRRRDPSFSLPEFRDEVQEVVRPILNAYYKGDVKFLKKYCIPEVIEPCSAEHKAYASQNIVVDKKVK is encoded by the exons ATGAGAGATGTTGCTCCGATGAGCGATGCGGACTCTAAGACTACAGGTCTAAGCATTCCGAGACGGAGCAGCGGAGACGAAGCAAGATTAACGAGAAGCAAGGTTCTTTTTGAG GAGTTATATCACAGACAATCAGCAACACAACATCTTCAGGAGGCAGCAATGTTTCTGGGAATAGCCAGTTCTCGGCATCAAGTGGAGGGTCAGAG TATCAACGAGAGCGTCTTTGGGGAAACAGCTGCTGGAATATCAGTTAAAGAAATACGTCGTCGAGATCC ATCTTTCTCGTTGCCAGAATTTAGGGACGAGGTTCAAGAAGTTGTCAGGCCAATCCTCAATGCTTACTATAAA GGAGATGTCAAATTTCTGAAGAAGTATTGTATCCCTGAAGTAATTGAACCGTGTAGTGCAGAACACAAGGCTTATGCAAGCCAAAATATTGTAGTTGATAAAAAGGTAAAATAG
- the LOC141702520 gene encoding uncharacterized protein LOC141702520 isoform X3 — translation MRDVAPMSDADSKTTGLSIPRRSSGDEARLTRSKVLFEELYHRQSATQHLQEAAMFLGIASSRHQVEGQSINESVFGETAAGISVKEIRRRDPSFSLPEFRDEVQEVVRPILNAYYKEDAL, via the exons ATGAGAGATGTTGCTCCGATGAGCGATGCGGACTCTAAGACTACAGGTCTAAGCATTCCGAGACGGAGCAGCGGAGACGAAGCAAGATTAACGAGAAGCAAGGTTCTTTTTGAG GAGTTATATCACAGACAATCAGCAACACAACATCTTCAGGAGGCAGCAATGTTTCTGGGAATAGCCAGTTCTCGGCATCAAGTGGAGGGTCAGAG TATCAACGAGAGCGTCTTTGGGGAAACAGCTGCTGGAATATCAGTTAAAGAAATACGTCGTCGAGATCC ATCTTTCTCGTTGCCAGAATTTAGGGACGAGGTTCAAGAAGTTGTCAGGCCAATCCTCAATGCTTACTATAAA GAGGATGCTCTGTGA
- the LOC141702520 gene encoding mitochondrial import inner membrane translocase subunit TIM44-2-like isoform X2, with amino-acid sequence MRDVAPMSDADSKTTGLSIPRRSSGDEARLTRSKELYHRQSATQHLQEAAMFLGIASSRHQVEGQSINESVFGETAAGISVKEIRRRDPSFSLPEFRDEVQEVVRPILNAYYKGDVKFLKKYCIPEVIEPCSAEHKAYASQNIVVDKKVK; translated from the exons ATGAGAGATGTTGCTCCGATGAGCGATGCGGACTCTAAGACTACAGGTCTAAGCATTCCGAGACGGAGCAGCGGAGACGAAGCAAGATTAACGAGAAGCAAG GAGTTATATCACAGACAATCAGCAACACAACATCTTCAGGAGGCAGCAATGTTTCTGGGAATAGCCAGTTCTCGGCATCAAGTGGAGGGTCAGAG TATCAACGAGAGCGTCTTTGGGGAAACAGCTGCTGGAATATCAGTTAAAGAAATACGTCGTCGAGATCC ATCTTTCTCGTTGCCAGAATTTAGGGACGAGGTTCAAGAAGTTGTCAGGCCAATCCTCAATGCTTACTATAAA GGAGATGTCAAATTTCTGAAGAAGTATTGTATCCCTGAAGTAATTGAACCGTGTAGTGCAGAACACAAGGCTTATGCAAGCCAAAATATTGTAGTTGATAAAAAGGTAAAATAG